The genomic interval AATCCGAGGATTAAAGGGACTTAATCTGGTTGGTTGtgatttagtcgaggtttcaCCACCTTACGATCCTCTTGGTACAACCGCTCTGATCGCTGCTAATCTTCTCTTTGAGATGTTGTGTGTTCTACCTGGTGTCAAGTACTATGATGTCTAAGTACAACACTAAGACCGGTCAGAGATTTTTAAAAGACTTTAGGTTAACTATTGAACAACTCTCCGTATTAGGCCTACCAGTATCCGGCAAAATATGTCTATAGGCGTATGTAGAATTTGGTTTAGCAAGAAATGTAGTATTATTACTTACATATTCCCTGacataactaggcctactcgtTATTTACAGGGCCGCCGGGAGAATCGAAGTGCGAAAATTGACAATAATTCGTCATCGTTTCTTATAagggaaaaaatgttattgCAATTAAAGTATAATCACAAACAACAACCAATATTactcattttatttcatcttattaatagagggtgaccctaaacagcgtatgccGACAATCTTGATGAGTTATGATAAGTGTCtgtgtgtgtgacagtggctgtgtgtatactagaGTACACACCGGGCTAACCCAATTGATAATCGTATAACTCCctatttaaactacaaaataaataatgtactaaatcagcactgctgactcttatggcagcccctgcatctagtatctgcctcataCGTATTGGCTTATGactttcctctggtcaaggtgggcactggacgagagaagccctgatcaatgttaggaccaatcaaggtgctttaaaatagtcctggctttgttgttagtgttagtggcggtaattatcgctgttggtttcgattgaataaaataaaaaaaataaataaaataaaaagtaatttattttggAAGGTCATTCCAAAGAATAGCAGCTGACCAGGAAAGGCGCGTTGTCCATATTGGCCTCAGTAAAACCTCTGAAGATGACCTCAGTCAGTGTGGCTTGTATGAAGAAATAATGTCGGATAGAAATGTTGGAGCCATGTTATGAAGTGATTTAACTGTGATGAGGAAAATCTTGTACATTACTCTTTTTTCAACTGGCAACCACCAATGTAGCTGTTCCAATACCGGTGTTATGTTGTGACATCATTGGCGTAACTGCTATGGGCGCTCACTGgttaaacccaggggccccggaTGTCCAgcggaaaaaacaggcattgtCGAAAAGACTAAAAACACCCGAGACCTCCAGCGTTGAAGGGCCACTTGGGTTTCTAAGCTAGGGGCCTCAGACCTCTGTGTTACGCCACTGTGTGACATACTGGGAGGATGCGAAGAACCAGACGGGAATAAAGACAATAAATAATCATGCTAGCTATTACGCCACCAACGTTTGAGGGCTAATCGATATCGATCTTTGATAATCGAATTACTAGAGTATTGGACACACAGATAGGCCCACTACAAATAGTCTTACAATGGCGACAACCATTCGTTCCATTTCAGAGGATTCGGAATATTATGCAAAAAGTTTTAAGATTATAAAACCACAGTTGACAAGGATTCAAGCAGATCtagataaaatatttgaaaaaacaaTTCCGAAAAAAGTAATCGTCCGAGAGAGAGGTCTTAAAGTTCTCGGAATCGGAAGTGGATCCGGTAAGAttcttacattttttaaatcaaatttcagaattattaaatcattttgtgAGTATTTGTTACCAAAGGATTGCTAGAAAAAATACTAAATTGTTGGACTTCAAACACCACAAAGTGATCACCGCGTCgactggaaaccaggcttaagtGGTTTTGGGATAACAAAAAACTAACATCGTTCTCGCGTACAACGCTGTTGTTATTAAGTACTTATTTTAGCTTAAAGAAATGTTCATTTAGATTATTATTTGGGCGTATTTAACGCCTTTTTCCAATATTGTTTTGATCAAATATCTTTCCGGACTTTATTTTAACCTAGTTAAACAATccttttgtttgtatatttgaCAGGCTTGCCACCTTTGGAACGGTGGCACTCACAAACTgtgttaaaaaaacacaaaaacaatcAAAAAATTATCTCTGAATCTTTCACACCAAAGTCATTCCCCGTCCGTTTTCGGTTTTTGATGTTGATGGCCTACTGTAACCCTCTAAATAACATTCCGCTATGACGTCATTCGTGGGAttcgaaaaaaatatttacctgaaaaaactgtaatttaaagcaaaaatggaCCAGCCAccgggtttttggttgaatttaaccatgtattatgttatttcataggtgaaaatattgtttcctttcgtttttttctatggaattgattaaccttattaaaactacaaaataacctattctaactttttatgtttttggtggacaatgcatctttaaaacTTTCTTTAAAGGTGAACTCGAGTTAAAACATACACTACAGCTTTTACGCACCTTTCCACAAATATCACTGACGTCGATAGAGCCTGTACCAGATCACCTAGACGAATACAAACAGTTAGTAGCCAAAGAAGCCGACACGTTGAAGAGCGTCACCTATGACTGGAGACAACAAACTTTGGACCAATACCGACACGAGGTTGGCGCCTCTAAgaaatatgacgtcatcgtatccATCAATAGCGTGTATTACTTCGATGACGTAGAAGATTCGATGATATACCTACGTGATATTTTAGAAGATGATGGAATTCTTATAATTGTTCTCGTATCAGgtaattactaattattttaCAAGATTTTCTCACTAATTAAGGGTGTGTGGCGCagtgagatcgaggttcgaatccaactctcgccgcattgttAGTatccttaaagcttggttcccactagcgacgcaacacaaggacgtaacgcaacgcaagtgaattgaccaatcacaagcgatggcttattcgcttgtgattgctaaccgtctataacttcgcttatcattggttaaaacgcttgcgttgcgtttacgtccttgcgttacgttctagtgggaaccaagcttaaacaagatactttacttacgtttgcctatCTCCACCCTGGtatataaatgggtacccggttagatcaagacacaactttgcgctgattactagctgcatttgGGAGATGTTTCTATACGTGTTTGATGCAAACAAttaccggggtaataatgttcagcgcttagaagTTTCACAACACTATTTTGCtcaattaatttcattattttatagaaaatgGTATGACATACAGGCTATGGGATCGTTTTCCTCATTTGTATGACGCGTCTCACTTCCATCGTATTTGCTCACTTCATCTACTCGACGTATTACAAAAGTGTAACATTAAATACGACAGTGAGCGCATACGCAGTGACGTTGACCTCACGGAATGTTTTATAGAGGGCTCAGAAGATGGGCAATATTTACTCGATTTTGTGAGTCACGTGATTGACCTGCGTGGTAGTACATCGCCGGAATGTTATTCAGAATTTGTGTCTTTCTTGAAAGAGTCTACCCGAAAAGATTCTACGGAAGAAAATGGTGTACGATGGGTGTTCGTTACCGAGCAAGAAGTACTATATATACACAAGTAACCCAGCATATCACGTAAGAGGTTGAGGTATGTCGTGCCATACAGTCATATCTATACGGTGCGCCTTAACTATAGGCTACGGTGCGTTTTAACTATACGGCGTGTCGTGACTATACGACGTGTCGTAAATATACGGCGTGTCGTAACTATACGGCGTGTCGTAACTATACGGCGTGTCGTAACCATACGGCGTGTCGTGACCATACGGCGTGTCGTGACTATACGGCGTGTCGTAAATTTACGGCGTGTTGTAAATTTACGGCGTGTCGTGACTATACGGCGTGTCATAATTAAACTTCAGCTGGaatggtaaaacaaataaaaaacgctcgaaaataaaaaccaataacTAAATGAGACTAGAGAGTATGTCTCTGTAATGGCtatcaaaaatgtttaaaaaacgaTGCAAAAACCAGTTATGTAAAaaagtattaatttaataaaaggCTACCATACTATATTAAAAGTTATATTTGAtacattaaagatatattgcctCCCTgaaagaataattttttttaaatcgactAAAAAAATAGTTGAgttgaaaaaactgtaatttaaagaaaaaacagtcaaattggctgccagccgatggatttttggttgaatttactgtttattttgtgattttataagtaaaaaaagCATAACTGTTTTgggtttttttctacagaactttgttaaaactacaaaatatgattttattcattttcatgtttttggggacaatataCAGTATCTTTAACAAAGCAGCATTTGCATGATATAATTCAATATTATCAGTTTTCAAGGTTTTAAAACAATCTTCTGAACATCAAGTGAGGCAGTTAtcaatatgtttatttatatcagCGTTACTTGTTCCTGTACCAAAAACTTTTTCGCACATCGGGCAAGTAAT from Antedon mediterranea chromosome 5, ecAntMedi1.1, whole genome shotgun sequence carries:
- the LOC140049024 gene encoding histamine N-methyltransferase B-like, translating into MATTIRSISEDSEYYAKSFKIIKPQLTRIQADLDKIFEKTIPKKVIVRERGLKVLGIGSGSGELELKHTLQLLRTFPQISLTSIEPVPDHLDEYKQLVAKEADTLKSVTYDWRQQTLDQYRHEVGASKKYDVIVSINSVYYFDDVEDSMIYLRDILEDDGILIIVLVSENGMTYRLWDRFPHLYDASHFHRICSLHLLDVLQKCNIKYDSERIRSDVDLTECFIEGSEDGQYLLDFVSHVIDLRGSTSPECYSEFVSFLKESTRKDSTEENGVRWVFVTEQEVLYIHK